One segment of Nothobranchius furzeri strain GRZ-AD chromosome 13, NfurGRZ-RIMD1, whole genome shotgun sequence DNA contains the following:
- the LOC107395220 gene encoding T-box transcription factor TBX1 — protein CLPCFTNGGALVSSKAPQVSGVRVQLEMQALWQQFDQLGTEMIVTKSGRRMFPTFQVRIFGMDPSADYVLLMDFIPVDDKRYRYAFHSSSWLVAGRADVAAPSRMHFHPDSPAPGAQWVKQTVSFDTLKLTNNLLDDNGHMILNSMHRYQPRFHVVYVDPTPNSHLNAFKNFCTFSFPETRFMAVTAYQNHRITQLKIASNPFAKGFRTTNPQPWGPQLNLFKGFSFQQTPEKDIQKSGIKVSTVMRDSIQTNVTAQSCNHFLGWFTKTQRAWLSLLPNPVSIGNVGQRLLPSILELTTFYVNMLAHQYQSQFSPAFIGQKASVPRLEKCEHFHPGKNSIGLTVEGNSLMLQSVIICS, from the exons TGTCTGCCCTGCTTTACCAATGGGGGGGCACTAGTAAGCTCCAAAGCCCCCCAAGTCAGTGGGGTCAGAGTTCAGCTGGAGATGCAGGCCCTTTGGCAGCAGTTTGACCAGCTGGGAACAGAGATGATTGTTACGAAATCTGGAAG GAGGATGTTTCCCACATTTCAGGTGAGGATCTTTGGAATGGATCCATCTGCTGACTATGTTCTCCTCATGGATTTTATCCCTGTTGATGACAAAAGATACAG ATATGCGTTCCACAGCTCCTCCTGGTTGGTGGCGGGCCGGGCAGATGTGGCAGCCCCGAGCAGGATGCATTTCCACCCAGACTCACCAGCTCCTGGAGCCCAGTGGGTGAAGCAGACTGTGTCATTTGACACACTCAAGCTCACCAACAACCTGCTAGATGACAATGGACAT ATGATCCTAAACTCCATGCATCGCTATCAGCCACGTTTCCATGTGGTGTATGTGGACCCGACTCCTAACAGCCATTTAAATGCCTTTAAGAACTTCTGCACCTTCTCTTTCCCAGAGACAAGATTCATGGCCGTCACCGCGTATCAGAACCATCGG ATCACGCAACTAAAAATTGCGAGCAACCCGTTTGCCAAAGGCTTCAGGACCACGAACCCACAGCCATG gggtcctcaactaaatttgttcaagggtttttctttccagcagacaccagagaag gatattcagaagagcgGGATAAAAGTCTCCACAGTGATGAGAGACTCAATACAAACTAATGTTACCGCCCAGAGTTGCAACCACTTCTTAGGCTGGTTCACAAAGACCCAG AGGGCTTGGCTGAGCCTCTTACCAAACCCAGTGAGCATAGGAAATGTAGGTCAAAGACTTCTGCCA TCTATTCTTGAATTAACAACATTTTATGTCAACATGCTGGCTCATCAGTACCAGTCACAGTTTTCTCCTGCCTTCATAGGACAGAAAGCCTCGGTTCCTCGACTGGAGAAGTGTGAACATTTCCACCCTGGAAAAAACTCCATAGGACTCACTGTGGAGGGCAACAGTCTGATG CTTCAAAGTGTGATTATATGTAGTTAA
- the LOC129157044 gene encoding uncharacterized protein yields the protein MGPKKSAAEAEAPAGTKRSRPQDSPEASSPRKDILELLDSIDKRLLGFEGRLHLLEVLHQEFQNLRTSLEFSQDQVERLAAENASLRESVSSLEEGMTRIAQDNKILKETVLDLQARSMRDNLVFAGLPEQAGGAENCEETIKNFLQTEMKIPEEKVKNITFHRVHRLGAKRGDSRRPRPIVAKFEHFKQKDLVKSHGRELKGKDFSVNDQFPKEILVRRRVLFPLRKKFIQDGKRAVTSVDKLYVDNKLYKERGVTDWLY from the coding sequence atgggtccgaagaaatcagcagctgaggctgaagcacctgctgggaccaagagaagccgtcctcaggactcgcctgaggcctcatctccccggaaggacatattagaattattagattctattgataaacggcttctgggatttgaggggcgactccatctgctcgaggttcttcaccaggagtttcagaacctccgaacatctctggagttcagccaggatcaggttgagcggctcgctgctgagaacgcgtctctgcgggagtccgtttcttccctggaagagggaatgacgcggatcgcccaggacaacaagattctgaaggagacggttttggaccttcaggcccgtagcatgagggataatctggtgttcgcaggactgccggagcaggcgggaggggcggagaactgcgaggaaacaataaagaactttctccagacagaaatgaagatacccgaagaaaaagttaaaaacatcacatttcaccgggtacatcgccttggagctaaaagaggggacagcagaagacctcgtcccatcgtggctaaatttgaacattttaagcagaaggatcttgttaaaagtcacggaagagagctcaaagggaaagatttcagcgtcaatgatcagttcccgaaagAAATTCTGGTTCGACGCCGGGTCCTCTTTCCACTGcgaaaaaagtttatccaggatgggaagagagctgtcacctcggtggataagctttatgtggacaataaactttacaaggagcgaggagtgactgactggctgtattag